A genomic stretch from Poecilia reticulata strain Guanapo linkage group LG20, Guppy_female_1.0+MT, whole genome shotgun sequence includes:
- the si:dkey-97a13.12 gene encoding uncharacterized protein si:dkey-97a13.12 isoform X1: protein MQHIYMQSNEHFEVFTTVLAPQGRYRYKAEAEKMVVVRSYRPHWPDELALSPGDVILVLSKHEEGRWFGRLQQGQWGYFPASCVMELSQSNLPNKGLQRSSSLRVNTERCSGHILQAPRRGSGRGGLDASQVKHDGPFPVRRPQSPPQEPMAPQAQLHRSPSLLHRILSKCRKKSECHGATNGAFEGD, encoded by the exons atgcagcacatctacatgcaGAGCAATGAACACTTTGAGGTGTTCACCACCGTCCTTGCTCCACAAG GGAGATATAGATACAAAGCTGAAGCTGAAAAG ATGGTGGTGGTGCGCAGCTACAGACCCCACTGGCCAGACGAGCTGGCCCTGTCTCCGGGTGACGTCATCCTGGTTCTGTCCAAGCACGAGGAGGGGAGGTGGTTCGGGCGGCTGCAGCAGGGCCAGTGGGGCTACTTCCCCGCCTCGTGCGTGATGGAGCTGAGCCAG TCTAATCTGCCAAATAAAGGCTTGCAGAGAAGCTCATCTCTGAGAGTCAACACCGAACGCTGCAG TGGACACATTCTGCAGGCGCCGAGGAGGGGGAGCGGCAGAGGAGGGCTGGATGCGAGCCAGGTTAAGCACGACGGCCCCTTCCCGGTGCGGAGGCCCCAAAGTCCTCCGCAGGAGCCCATGGCCCCCCAAGCTCAGCTGCACAGATCTCCAAGTTTGCTCCACAGGATCTTGTCCAAGTGCCGGAAAAAGAGCGAATGCCACGGAGCCACCAATGGGGCCTTCGAGGGTGACTGA
- the mybl1 gene encoding myb-related protein A yields the protein MDNAKTRSISSLDEDEELHSTDPESKEKSKDKKLLCKVKWSRDEDEKLKKLVEQHGTESWKSIATFFPGRTDGQCQHRWQKVLNPALVKGPWTKEEDQKVIDLVHKYGPKRWSVIAKHLQGRIGKQCRERWHNHLNPEVKKSSWTQEEDRIIYEAHKRLGNRWAEISKLLPGRTDNSIKNHWNSTMRRKVEHEGYLQDGGKSFTSSGNGKRRNSRSCPLTPTDPQRCGLSPLPVTASSQVGSFSYDPASGHIIDGLPENSSFVSPSCLDDPDREQRIKELELLLMSAESEVQRHVQCRGSRSVEPFPAWSDSLSEDSMTTSSSLEEQVERGPWRGPDIPAPPPQVSPSKFLTAEASAVLSSLQTIPEFAETMELLDSEPGTWNNVASFDVSNAATPPRHSHADFTNLLQERTVYEPVGYTVNNHTAMPGHNGLSFGLVAIASQSPIINSLKPGKDSSGRKKRRDRRQPLCDRTCSSFLENMSNSPKKTPTKLHSCATSAFCNISATELLNLEDPALTSTPVCGQRCLLSTPLLKENTPKHQKENDGSRTPKLVKNAAVQTPRTPTPFKKALAAQEKMHGPLRMEPQPLAFLEEDILEVLKQETGRDIFNKTDFHNMDGPARKVRKSLVLDPWVEDSLDVFQEQLNNAQISEESLMANSSLVTPVTEEDEGRQPASEKDKSSLGVRDHTHCFSRPEAKNGLSSHKEPKSSPAQVSDWEAVVYGKTEDQLIMTEQARQYLTPYPSSGSTSRALVL from the exons ATGGACAACGCGAAAACACGCAG TATTTCTAGCCTTGATGAGGATGAAGAGCTCCACTCCACAGACCCAGAGAGTAAAGAGAAGAGCAAAGACAAGAAGCTGCTGTGTAAAGTGAAATGGTCCCGAGATGAG gatgaaaaacttaaaaaacttGTGGAGCAGCATGGAACCGAATCCTGGAAATCGATAGCTACCTTCTTTCCA GGGAGGACAGATGGTCAGTGTCAGCACCGCTGGCAGAAGGTCCTCAACCCAGCGCTGGTAAAAGGACCCTGGACAAAAGAAGAGGATCAAAAG GTGATCGACCTGGTCCACAAGTACGGCCCAAAGCGCTGGTCAGTGATCGCAAAGCACCTGCAAGGGAGGATTGGAAAACAGTGCCGCGAGCGTTGGCACAACCACCTGAACCCGGAGGTGAAGAAGTCGTCGTGGACGCAGGAGGAGGATCGGATCATCTATGAAGCCCACAAGCGGCTCGGCAACCGCTGGGCGGAGATTTCAAAGCTGCTTCCTGGCCG CACAGACAACTCCATCAAGAACCACTGGAATTCCACCATGAGGAGGAAAGTGGAGCACGAGGGCTACCTGCAGGATGGCGGCAAGTCTTTCACCTCCTCCGGAAACGGGAAAAGACGGAACAGCAGATCCTGTCCTCTGACTCCGACCGACCCCCAGCGCTGTGGTCTCAGTCCTCTGCCTGTGACGGCTTCCAGCCAG GTGGGGAGTTTTTCCTACGATCCTGCCAGCGGACACATTATCGACGGCCTTCCTGAAAACTCCAGCTTTGTATCA CCATCCTGCCTGGATGATCCTGACAGAGAACAGAGAATTAAGGAGCTTGAGCTGCTGCTTATGTCAGCAGAGAGCGAAGTCCAGCGACACGTGCAGTGCAGAGGTTCACGT AGCGTCGAGCCGTTCCCGGCCTGGTCAGACAGTCTGTCTGAAGACTCGAtgaccaccagcagcagcctggAGGAGCAGGTGGAGAGGGGGCCCTGGAGAGGGCCGGACATCCCAGCGCCACCCCCTCAAGTCTCTCCGAGCAAGTTCCTGACCGCAGAGGCTAGCGCTGTGCTCTCCAGCCTTCAGACCATCCCAGAGTTCGCAGAAACCATGGAGCTGCTCGATTCG GAGCCTGGAACCTGGAACAACGTGGCCAGTTTTGACGTGTCGAACGCAGCGACGCCACCCAGGCACAGCCACGCAGACTTCACCAATCTGCTGCAGGAGAGGACAGTTTATGAGCCGGTGGGCTACACCGTCAACAATCACACCGCCATGCCAGGCCACAATGGCCTGTCGTTTGGCTTGGTCGCCATCGCCTCCCAGTCGCCCATCATCAACTCACTGAAACCCGGCAAGGATTCCAGCgggaggaagaaaaggagagaCAGAAGACAGCCTCTGTGTGACAGGACTTGCTCTTCGTTCTtggaaaacatgtcaaactCTCCCAAGAAGACGCCCACAAAGTTGCACTCATGCGCCACGTCAGCA TTCTGCAACATATCAGCGACGGAGCTTCTGAACCTGGAGGATCCCGCCTTGACCTCGACTCCCGTGTGCGGTCAGAGATGCCTCCTCAGTACGCCTCTCCTCAAGGAAAACACACCCAAACACCAGAAAGAGAACGATGG ttccagGACCCctaaattagttaaaaatgcTGCAGTCCAAACCCCAAGAACCCCGACTCCATTTAAAAAAGCTTTGGCCGCCCAGGAAAAAATGCACGGCCCATTGAGGATGGAG CCGCAGCCTCTGGCGTTCCTAGAAGAGGACATCCTAGAAGTCCTGAAGCAGGAGACAGGAAGAGACATCTTCAACAAAACAGACTTTCATAAC ATGGATGGTCCAGCGAGAAAAGTGCGCAAGTCTCTTGTATTAGACCCCTGGGTTGAAGACAGCCTTGACGTCTTCCAGGAGCAGCTCAACAATGCACAG ATTTCAGAAGAAAGTCTGATGGCAAACTCTTCGCTGGTCACCCCGGTCACTGAGGAAGACGAGGGCAGGCAGCCAGCCTCTGAGAAAGACAAGTCCTCGTTAGGAGTCCGTGATCACACCCACTGCTTCTCCAGGCCTGAAGCAAAAAACGGTCTCTCCTCACACAAAGAACCAAAATCATCTCCTGCACAG GTGAGCGACTGGGAAGCAGTGGTTTATGGGAAGACAGAGGACCAGCTCATTATGACAGAACAGGCTCGACAGTATCTGACTCCCTACCCGTCGTCCGGCTCTACCTCAAGGGCTCTCGTCCTTTAA
- the rrs1 gene encoding ribosome biogenesis regulatory protein homolog → MAACSVEELLAKAEQEEAEKLKSISVQKELDLEFDVGNLLACDKNRIEPRDLREKKRDDFLRALARDNTQLLINEIWKLPTERVEEVIVAKLPEQTTRLPREKPPPKPKPPTKWEQFAKLKGIQKKKKTNLVWDETAKEWRRRWGYKRANDDTKDWLIEVPETADPNEDQFAKRNKAKKERVAKNELNRLRNIARAQKVKTPGEGLLPKAQQSKDELAKAVSVAKTSTASVGRFQDRLPKEKPPKNSGKKRKFEPLIGDFSSEKQKQLELLKLMGSKTPKLDITKAVNTQMREEDREEAAARWRKGAGGKGRKGNTAGRGKGKGKGPKGKGGKAGGGGGGGGGKRRGKPGKH, encoded by the coding sequence ATGGCTGCGTGCAGTGTGGAGGAGCTGTTGGCCAAAGCTGAACAGGAGGAGGCCGAAAAGCTGAAGAGCATCTCCGTCCAGAAGGAACTGGACCTGGAGTTTGACGTCGGGAATCTCCTGGCTTGCGACAAAAACCGCATCGAGCCCCGTGACTTAAGGGAGAAGAAGAGAGACGACTTCCTCCGAGCATTAGCTCGGGACAACACACAGCTTCTCATCAACGAGATATGGAAGCTACCCACGGAGAGGGTCGAAGAGGTTATCGTGGCCAAACTACCGGAGCAGACCACCCGGCTGCCCAGAGAGAAGCCCCCGCCGAAGCCCAAACCCCCGACCAAGTGGGAGCAGTTCGCCAAGCTCAAAGGCatccagaagaagaagaagactaATTTGGTTTGGGATGAAACAGCGAAGGAGTGGAGGAGGCGCTGGGGCTACAAGCGGGCCAACGATGACACCAAGGACTGGCTGATCGAGGTCCCGGAAACCGCGGACCCCAACGAGGACCAGTTCGCCAAACGGAACAAGGCCAAGAAGGAGCGGGTGGCCAAAAACGAATTGAACCGCCTCAGGAACATCGCCAGAGCGCAGAAAGTCAAAACCCCTGGAGAGGGACTGCTGCCTAAAGCTCAGCAGTCCAAAGACGAGCTGGCCAAAGCCGTGAGCGTGGCCAAGACCTCCACAGCGTCCGTGGGGAGGTTCCAGGACCGCCTGCCCAAAGAGAAACCCCCCAAGAACTCCGGCAAGAAGAGGAAGTTCGAGCCCCTGATCGGGGACTTCTCCAGCGAGAAGCAGaaacagctggagctgctgaagcTCATGGGCAGTAAGACCCCCAAGCTGGACATCACCAAGGCGGTGAACACACAGATGAgggaggaggacagagaggaggcCGCGGCTCGGTGGAGGAAGGGCGCCGGGGGCAAGGGGCGCAAGGGCAACACGGCAGGGAGAGGCAAAGGAAAAGGGAAGGGGCCGaaaggaaaaggaggaaaagctggaggaggaggaggtggtggaggagggaAGAGAAGAGGAAAACCAGGGAAGCACTGA
- the si:dkey-97a13.12 gene encoding uncharacterized protein si:dkey-97a13.12 isoform X2, which produces MVVVRSYRPHWPDELALSPGDVILVLSKHEEGRWFGRLQQGQWGYFPASCVMELSQSNLPNKGLQRSSSLRVNTERCSGHILQAPRRGSGRGGLDASQVKHDGPFPVRRPQSPPQEPMAPQAQLHRSPSLLHRILSKCRKKSECHGATNGAFEGD; this is translated from the exons ATGGTGGTGGTGCGCAGCTACAGACCCCACTGGCCAGACGAGCTGGCCCTGTCTCCGGGTGACGTCATCCTGGTTCTGTCCAAGCACGAGGAGGGGAGGTGGTTCGGGCGGCTGCAGCAGGGCCAGTGGGGCTACTTCCCCGCCTCGTGCGTGATGGAGCTGAGCCAG TCTAATCTGCCAAATAAAGGCTTGCAGAGAAGCTCATCTCTGAGAGTCAACACCGAACGCTGCAG TGGACACATTCTGCAGGCGCCGAGGAGGGGGAGCGGCAGAGGAGGGCTGGATGCGAGCCAGGTTAAGCACGACGGCCCCTTCCCGGTGCGGAGGCCCCAAAGTCCTCCGCAGGAGCCCATGGCCCCCCAAGCTCAGCTGCACAGATCTCCAAGTTTGCTCCACAGGATCTTGTCCAAGTGCCGGAAAAAGAGCGAATGCCACGGAGCCACCAATGGGGCCTTCGAGGGTGACTGA